The Sporomusa termitida genome has a window encoding:
- a CDS encoding VRR-NUC domain-containing protein: MTEKQFQDKVIAFLRSRKIYHVKVWGGGFQTAGIPDILCCINGRFVALELKSEKGKATVLQKYNIFKIQEAGGHARILRPSEFEGFKRQVLTGAI; encoded by the coding sequence TTGACGGAAAAACAGTTTCAGGACAAGGTTATAGCTTTTTTACGCTCCCGAAAAATCTACCACGTGAAGGTATGGGGCGGCGGCTTTCAGACGGCCGGCATTCCCGACATACTCTGCTGCATAAACGGTCGGTTTGTCGCCCTGGAACTCAAGAGCGAAAAAGGCAAGGCAACTGTTCTGCAAAAATACAACATCTTCAAAATCCAGGAGGCGGGAGGGCATGCCCGTATACTCCGCCCGTCGGAATTTGAAGGGTTCAAAAGGCAGGTGCTTACCGGTGCGATTTAG
- a CDS encoding DEAD/DEAH box helicase, which translates to MTRYKNRVAYYLDMGLGKTFVAGEKAKELDKPVLVVCQKSKINDWKEHFQTHYEQLPVSVINYDLAWRRSEYLNWADFTLILDESSLIKNETAKRTKYVLHLKPANVILLSGTPTGGKYEELWSQCRLLGWNISKKLFYEHYIITEKIEVCGFPLTKVVGYKNVDRLKAKLRQYGAVFMKTEEVFDLPERVETVTKIKATKEYRQFKRDRYLALDSTELVGDTPLKKLLYQRQLCGQFNKNKLSAMRDLLDSNNDRVIVFYNFTAEFDLIKTLTDRPISYINGAGTDLANYETYSNSITCVQYTAGAMGHNLQRSNIIIYFTLPLSSELFEQSKKRIHRIGQNRTCFYYYPLTEKSVEEKILKVLKQRRDFTDALFKEEAG; encoded by the coding sequence GTGACCAGATACAAAAACCGGGTGGCCTATTATCTAGACATGGGCCTCGGCAAAACCTTTGTCGCCGGCGAAAAGGCGAAAGAGTTGGATAAGCCGGTCCTGGTCGTGTGCCAGAAATCCAAGATCAACGACTGGAAGGAGCATTTTCAAACCCACTATGAACAACTTCCGGTGTCTGTGATTAACTACGATCTGGCTTGGCGGCGGAGCGAGTATCTCAACTGGGCGGACTTTACGCTGATCCTTGACGAATCCAGCCTGATCAAAAACGAAACGGCCAAGCGCACCAAATATGTTCTTCATCTGAAGCCGGCCAATGTCATCCTGTTATCCGGGACCCCTACGGGCGGCAAATATGAAGAACTGTGGAGCCAGTGCCGTCTGCTTGGCTGGAATATATCGAAAAAGCTGTTCTATGAGCATTACATCATTACCGAAAAAATTGAAGTCTGCGGGTTTCCTTTAACTAAAGTGGTCGGATATAAAAACGTCGACCGGTTGAAAGCCAAGCTGCGCCAGTACGGAGCCGTATTCATGAAGACCGAAGAAGTGTTTGACCTGCCGGAACGAGTGGAAACCGTGACCAAGATCAAGGCGACCAAGGAGTATCGCCAGTTTAAACGGGACCGGTATCTGGCCCTGGACAGCACGGAACTGGTCGGCGATACACCGCTGAAGAAGTTGCTTTACCAGCGGCAACTCTGCGGCCAGTTTAATAAAAACAAGCTGTCGGCTATGCGCGACCTGCTCGACTCGAACAATGACCGGGTCATTGTCTTCTACAACTTTACCGCCGAGTTTGACCTGATTAAAACCCTGACCGACCGGCCGATCAGCTATATTAACGGGGCCGGGACGGATTTGGCAAATTACGAGACCTATTCGAACAGTATCACCTGCGTCCAGTACACGGCCGGAGCAATGGGCCACAATTTACAACGCAGCAACATCATCATCTATTTCACGCTGCCCCTAAGCTCCGAACTTTTCGAGCAATCCAAAAAGCGGATTCACCGGATCGGCCAGAATAGAACCTGCTTTTACTACTATCCCTTAACCGAGAAATCGGTGGAAGAAAAAATACTCAAAGTGCTAAAGCAGCGCCGGGACTTTACCGACGCGCTGTTTAAGGAGGAGGCCGGTTGA
- a CDS encoding DUF4406 domain-containing protein yields the protein MYVCSPLRGDIETNIRRAHGYCRFIIQRGELPLAPHAIFTAFLDDTIPQERRLGMALGIELLKRSDELWVFGKRITEGMRSEIEVAEERNIPIVYFDERCEKSTFHAEP from the coding sequence GTGTACGTTTGCTCTCCCTTACGTGGAGACATAGAAACCAATATCCGGCGGGCGCACGGCTACTGCCGGTTCATCATCCAGCGAGGGGAATTGCCGCTGGCGCCGCACGCCATATTCACCGCATTTCTGGACGACACCATACCCCAGGAGCGGCGCCTGGGAATGGCCCTTGGCATTGAACTCCTGAAGCGCTCAGACGAACTCTGGGTGTTCGGCAAGAGGATTACCGAAGGCATGCGTTCTGAGATTGAAGTGGCGGAAGAACGAAACATTCCCATTGTTTACTTTGATGAACGCTGCGAAAAGAGTACCTTTCACGCGGAACCATGA
- a CDS encoding XRE family transcriptional regulator, whose translation MRLNSDKVQQLLDDYKLNRSRLARQIGISRGALSNALAGRRTAGKKLLAGLIRAFPDETIATLTLSERQVEG comes from the coding sequence GTGCGATTGAACAGTGACAAAGTCCAGCAGCTCCTTGACGATTACAAACTGAACCGATCCCGGCTTGCCCGGCAAATCGGCATCAGCCGGGGCGCACTGTCGAATGCGTTGGCCGGCCGGCGAACCGCAGGGAAGAAACTGCTGGCCGGTCTAATCCGGGCCTTTCCCGATGAAACCATTGCAACCTTAACACTCTCTGAAAGGCAGGTGGAAGGTTGA
- a CDS encoding RNA polymerase sigma factor encodes MKIKYEFLTGESVEIEVSETIGKALTGIDKEAKNSDRRETRRHHSIDALGELGVQLAATSEELTDTIEMRETREALRQALGKLLPQQRKLVQKIYFDGKSISEIAHEEGVAPQSVHERLNRIYKRLRKILITIVE; translated from the coding sequence ATGAAAATCAAGTATGAATTTCTGACAGGAGAGAGCGTGGAGATTGAAGTGTCGGAGACCATCGGCAAAGCGCTGACTGGAATTGACAAGGAAGCCAAAAACAGCGACCGTCGGGAAACCCGCCGGCATCATTCGATTGATGCTTTGGGAGAGTTAGGCGTTCAACTGGCAGCTACCAGTGAGGAACTTACTGACACCATCGAAATGCGAGAAACAAGGGAAGCGCTACGCCAGGCGCTCGGCAAGCTACTGCCTCAGCAACGCAAATTGGTTCAAAAAATTTATTTTGATGGAAAATCAATCTCGGAAATTGCGCATGAAGAAGGCGTTGCCCCGCAGAGCGTTCATGAGCGGCTGAACCGGATTTACAAGCGGCTTAGAAAAATACTGATCACGATTGTTGAGTAA